The proteins below are encoded in one region of Candidatus Palauibacter soopunensis:
- a CDS encoding sodium/solute symporter (Members of the Solute:Sodium Symporter (SSS), TC 2.A.21 as described in tcdb.org, catalyze solute:Na+ symport. Known solutes for members of the family include sugars, amino acids, nucleosides, inositols, vitamins, urea or anions, depending on the system.) yields the protein MAWLQTHWIAVALLAVYGALLVRHAIEGRRGTKGRTDYYVGGRSMGGIVLGLSFFATYSSTNSFVGFSGQAYTYGAPWLLLAPAVVVFSLAAWIWVAPRLRAFTGAVDSVTLADYVGFRFESRAARVLAAVIVIFASFLYMIAVFKGIGNLLEIFLDIPYKGAIGFVFLVVVLYTAVGGFISVVKTDAVQGIVMTIAAILLFWGTLNSAGGLGAIDAIRAAPDTSGLFRWDAAMPFPVLIGIIVAGTLKFIVDPRQLSRFYALADPTAVRRGLIVSTIAFLGVYTLLLPIGLYAHAVIGSGLAESDLVVPTLLGDAGILPALPAAFILVAMLAAAMSSLDSVLLVMASTWERDVISLFRPHADEGRAVAHTRFWVALFAVITAWLALNPPGSIVTLTAFSGGLYAACFFPAVVLGLLWRRGTGAGAVASLLIGFTVLLFWDWVPFSEVVHEVFPAMALSLAAYVACGLAAPPLAAARRLDIKL from the coding sequence ATGGCCTGGCTGCAGACACACTGGATCGCGGTGGCCCTCCTCGCCGTCTACGGCGCCCTGCTCGTGCGCCACGCGATCGAGGGCCGTCGCGGGACGAAGGGACGGACGGACTACTACGTCGGGGGGCGGTCCATGGGCGGGATCGTGCTCGGCCTCTCCTTCTTCGCGACCTACTCAAGCACGAACAGCTTCGTCGGTTTCTCGGGACAGGCGTATACCTACGGGGCACCCTGGCTCCTGCTCGCGCCCGCCGTCGTCGTCTTCTCGCTCGCGGCCTGGATATGGGTCGCGCCGAGGCTGCGCGCCTTCACAGGGGCGGTCGACTCGGTCACCCTCGCCGACTACGTGGGGTTCCGCTTCGAGAGCCGGGCGGCGCGCGTCCTGGCGGCGGTCATCGTGATCTTCGCCAGCTTCCTGTACATGATCGCGGTCTTCAAGGGCATCGGAAATCTGCTCGAGATCTTCCTCGACATCCCCTACAAGGGCGCCATCGGGTTCGTGTTTCTCGTCGTCGTCCTCTACACGGCCGTCGGCGGGTTCATCTCGGTCGTGAAGACGGATGCGGTGCAGGGGATCGTGATGACCATTGCCGCCATCCTCCTCTTCTGGGGAACGCTGAACAGCGCCGGGGGGCTGGGGGCCATCGACGCGATCCGCGCGGCACCGGACACGTCCGGACTTTTCCGCTGGGACGCGGCCATGCCCTTCCCGGTCCTCATCGGGATCATCGTGGCCGGGACGCTCAAGTTCATCGTCGATCCGAGACAGCTCTCGCGCTTCTATGCGCTCGCCGATCCGACGGCGGTGCGCCGCGGACTCATCGTGTCGACGATCGCGTTCCTGGGCGTGTACACGCTGCTGCTGCCGATCGGGCTCTACGCCCACGCGGTGATCGGCAGCGGGCTCGCGGAGTCGGATCTCGTCGTGCCGACGCTGCTCGGGGACGCGGGAATCCTGCCGGCGCTCCCGGCGGCCTTCATCCTCGTGGCCATGCTCGCGGCGGCGATGTCGTCGCTGGACAGCGTCCTGCTCGTGATGGCCTCGACCTGGGAGCGGGACGTGATCTCGCTCTTCCGGCCGCACGCGGATGAGGGACGGGCCGTGGCGCATACGCGGTTCTGGGTCGCGCTGTTCGCGGTCATCACGGCTTGGCTCGCGCTCAATCCGCCGGGGAGCATCGTCACGCTGACCGCGTTCTCGGGCGGCCTCTACGCGGCCTGCTTCTTCCCGGCCGTGGTGCTCGGCCTGCTCTGGCGGCGGGGTACGGGCGCGGGAGCCGTGGCTTCGCTTCTGATCGGGTTCACGGTGCTGCTGTTCTGGGACTGGGTCCCGTTCTCCGAGGTCGTGCACGAGGTGTTCCCCGCGATGGCGCTCTCGCTCGCCGCCTACGTGGCCTGTGGCCTCGCGGCCCCTCCGCTGGCCGCGGCAAGGCGGCTCGACATCAAGCTCTAG
- a CDS encoding pyridoxal-dependent decarboxylase: MAQATSTLSPEVRTRKRLPEQGIDWETLESELLSRKAIDYDWKNGRVPYLVYYVNEALKRVQDASHAIYSVENALSGQGSFPSVGAMEDEVIQMGLDIFNAPEGAGGQFTSGGTESIFQAVKVARDMKREARPDLGRLNIVAAYSRHPSVDKAAQILDLDMKYVDCRADYRADVDAIREAIDEASIFIYAGAPTIYYGLIDPMRELGEIALETGVRLHSDACYGGFIAPFARELGYPVPDFDLSVPGVSSLSADLHKFGFAQKSASLVLFADGSDIEYARYVVRDLAGGSYASATAQGSRPGGAVACAWTMLRHIGREGYREIVGGIMETTRAAIDGVRAIDGLYVFEPEGDTNLFRYDVEPGEPFNIFAVARLMNERGWMMGQHRKPPAIHQPITSVHTPVLGEYLSDLEECVAIARRDRLQDTFLDGTY, encoded by the coding sequence GTGGCACAGGCTACGAGTACCCTGAGTCCCGAAGTCCGGACCCGTAAGCGACTCCCGGAGCAGGGCATCGACTGGGAGACGCTCGAGAGCGAACTGCTCAGCCGGAAGGCGATCGACTACGACTGGAAGAACGGTCGCGTCCCGTACCTCGTCTACTACGTCAACGAGGCGCTGAAGCGGGTGCAGGACGCGTCACACGCCATCTACTCCGTCGAGAACGCCCTCTCGGGGCAGGGTTCCTTCCCGAGCGTCGGAGCCATGGAGGACGAGGTCATCCAGATGGGCCTCGACATCTTCAACGCGCCCGAGGGCGCGGGTGGACAGTTCACCTCGGGGGGGACGGAGAGCATCTTCCAGGCCGTGAAGGTGGCGCGCGACATGAAGCGCGAGGCGCGCCCGGATCTGGGCCGGCTCAATATCGTCGCCGCCTACAGCCGTCACCCCTCCGTGGACAAGGCCGCCCAGATCCTCGACCTCGACATGAAGTACGTGGATTGCCGGGCCGACTACCGCGCGGACGTGGACGCCATCCGCGAGGCCATCGACGAAGCTTCGATCTTCATTTACGCCGGGGCTCCCACCATCTACTACGGGCTCATCGACCCGATGCGGGAACTCGGGGAAATCGCCCTCGAGACGGGCGTCCGCCTGCACTCGGATGCCTGCTACGGCGGCTTCATCGCGCCGTTCGCGCGGGAACTCGGCTATCCGGTCCCCGACTTCGATCTCTCCGTGCCGGGCGTGTCCAGCCTGTCCGCCGACCTCCACAAGTTCGGTTTCGCGCAGAAGAGCGCTTCGCTCGTCCTCTTCGCCGACGGCAGCGACATCGAATACGCTCGGTACGTGGTCCGCGACCTCGCCGGCGGCTCCTACGCCTCGGCCACGGCCCAGGGCTCCCGGCCGGGCGGGGCGGTGGCGTGCGCCTGGACGATGCTCCGGCACATCGGCCGGGAGGGATACCGGGAGATCGTAGGCGGGATCATGGAGACGACCCGCGCGGCAATCGACGGCGTGAGGGCGATCGACGGGCTCTACGTGTTCGAACCCGAAGGGGACACGAACCTCTTCCGCTACGACGTCGAGCCCGGAGAACCGTTCAACATCTTCGCGGTCGCGAGACTCATGAACGAGCGAGGCTGGATGATGGGACAGCACCGCAAGCCGCCGGCCATCCACCAGCCGATCACGTCCGTCCACACGCCGGTGCTGGGCGAATACCTCTCGGACCTCGAGGAGTGCGTCGCCATCGCCCGGCGGGACCGCCTCCAGGACACCTTCCTCGACGGCACCTACTAG
- a CDS encoding thymidine kinase, whose product MFHGARHGWIEVVAGVMFSGKSEELIRRVRRALIAGRRVQLFKSHLDDRYGGQFRISSHDGREIDAEPVSSSVQVAGKVRPSTQVVAVDEAQFLDDGICVVVDALADAGVRVIVAGTDMDFRGEPFGPMGLLLARAERIDKLTAICVVCGDPATRNQRLIDGKPAPAEGPTIQVGGSESYEARCRRCHDVPQRDRAQRELLPTDGTEEWKGI is encoded by the coding sequence ATGTTCCATGGGGCGAGACACGGTTGGATCGAGGTCGTCGCCGGCGTCATGTTCAGCGGTAAGTCCGAGGAGTTGATCCGGCGCGTGCGGCGCGCCCTCATCGCCGGGCGGCGGGTGCAGCTCTTCAAGTCGCACCTCGACGACCGCTACGGAGGCCAGTTCCGGATCTCGTCCCACGACGGGCGGGAGATCGACGCCGAGCCCGTGTCCAGTTCCGTGCAGGTCGCCGGGAAGGTTCGCCCGTCGACGCAGGTTGTCGCCGTCGACGAGGCCCAGTTTCTGGACGACGGCATCTGCGTGGTTGTCGACGCCCTCGCCGACGCCGGGGTGCGCGTCATCGTGGCGGGCACCGACATGGATTTCCGCGGCGAGCCCTTCGGCCCCATGGGGCTGCTCCTGGCGCGCGCGGAACGGATCGACAAGCTGACGGCGATCTGCGTCGTTTGCGGCGATCCGGCGACGAGGAACCAGCGCCTGATCGACGGGAAACCGGCGCCCGCCGAAGGACCGACGATCCAGGTGGGCGGCTCCGAGTCCTACGAGGCGCGCTGCCGCCGCTGCCACGACGTGCCGCAGCGGGACCGGGCCCAGAGAGAGTTGTTGCCGACGGATGGCACAGAGGAATGGAAGGGGATCTAG
- a CDS encoding gamma-glutamyltransferase gives MDARARPMIALFATFLLLLPQGASAVQTDPDRYPDRPAHRPAVPGPNGLVTAGHPLASMAGLRTLMAGGNAADAAVATLATLNIVRPQMSGMAGNGFVTLYDRVSDRVYSLGATGAAPLAIDPASRAAEELNKGIHAGVVPGLFGGWIALLDRFGTMSLAQVLAPAIDYAENGHPIEASVVAAIESHRELFESFRSSRRMFLPRGRVPEPGETFRMPDLANTLRKVVEAEQAALAAGKTRSEALRAAFDRFYRGDIAEEMARFYRENGGDFTMEDFARYEPIWAEPLHTTYRGYDIYTSPPTSRGGLEVTMQLNLVEGFDLRGLGAGSAETIHLLSEAIKVAKADVYAYAT, from the coding sequence ATGGACGCACGTGCTCGGCCGATGATCGCGCTGTTCGCCACGTTCCTGCTGCTTCTGCCTCAGGGCGCCTCCGCGGTGCAGACAGACCCGGATCGATACCCGGATCGGCCGGCGCACCGGCCGGCGGTGCCGGGCCCGAACGGGCTGGTGACGGCCGGCCATCCCCTGGCATCCATGGCGGGTCTCCGCACGCTCATGGCCGGGGGTAATGCCGCCGATGCCGCCGTCGCGACCCTTGCCACGCTGAACATCGTACGCCCGCAGATGTCCGGGATGGCGGGGAACGGGTTCGTGACGCTCTACGACCGCGTCTCCGATCGCGTGTACTCGCTGGGGGCCACGGGCGCCGCGCCTCTGGCCATCGATCCCGCGAGCCGCGCGGCCGAGGAGTTGAACAAGGGGATCCACGCGGGCGTCGTCCCCGGCCTGTTCGGGGGATGGATCGCCTTGCTGGACCGTTTCGGCACCATGAGCCTGGCCCAGGTGCTCGCCCCGGCCATCGACTACGCGGAAAACGGTCATCCGATAGAGGCGTCCGTGGTGGCGGCGATCGAATCTCACCGGGAACTCTTCGAGAGCTTCCGATCGAGCCGGCGGATGTTCCTCCCTCGCGGGAGGGTGCCCGAGCCCGGCGAAACGTTCCGGATGCCTGATCTCGCGAACACGCTCCGCAAGGTGGTCGAGGCTGAGCAGGCGGCCCTGGCGGCCGGCAAGACGCGCTCGGAAGCGCTCCGGGCCGCGTTCGATCGGTTCTACCGGGGCGACATCGCCGAGGAGATGGCCCGTTTCTACCGGGAGAACGGCGGCGACTTCACCATGGAGGACTTCGCCCGCTACGAGCCTATCTGGGCGGAGCCGCTCCACACCACGTACCGGGGATACGACATCTACACCAGCCCGCCGACGTCACGCGGAGGGCTGGAAGTGACGATGCAGTTGAATCTTGTCGAGGGGTTCGACCTGCGGGGCCTCGGGGCCGGGAGTGCCGAGACCATCCACCTGCTCTCGGAGGCGATCAAGGTCGCGAAGGCCGACGTCTATGCCTACGCGACATGA
- a CDS encoding tyrosine-type recombinase/integrase, which yields MARTRKGRRSYGAGEWGRNRVRVFPDPKTGLFQMEWRENGRRLTRSLGHRDWAKAKRQADEAAADFAMLQPNGKAEAEPEPLTLERLFDIYGEEVTPTKTRRVQHRDRIATGMFLDLLGRDRRPETLSQRDWDRFIRERRAGRIGPSGKPVSNRTIELDLKFLLAVLNWATKSRDEEGRLLLDSNPLRGLRTPKEKNPARVVLSEEEYRAMLGVSRQVDWRFHVAFVLAHETGHRIGAIRNLRWSDIDFEGREVRWRAEHEKTGYEHVTPMTDEAVAVLEEAREANPGSGEKLILPASKDPSASIGRGRTGVWWRKAERLAGLEPKARRGWHSLRRKFASDLMDLPLKVLCELGGWKEAQTVLRCYQQADAVQLRKALDSRPRVRA from the coding sequence ATGGCACGCACGAGAAAAGGCCGCCGGAGCTACGGCGCCGGCGAATGGGGCCGGAACAGGGTCCGGGTGTTTCCCGACCCGAAAACCGGCCTGTTCCAGATGGAGTGGCGCGAGAACGGGCGAAGGCTCACCCGGTCGCTCGGACACCGCGATTGGGCGAAAGCGAAGCGGCAGGCGGACGAAGCCGCCGCGGACTTCGCAATGCTTCAGCCCAACGGCAAGGCGGAAGCCGAGCCGGAGCCGCTCACTCTGGAGAGGCTCTTTGACATCTACGGTGAGGAGGTGACGCCCACCAAGACGAGGCGGGTCCAGCACCGGGACAGGATCGCGACGGGGATGTTCCTCGACCTACTCGGTCGGGACCGGCGACCCGAGACCCTGTCTCAAAGGGACTGGGACCGCTTCATCCGGGAGCGCCGGGCGGGAAGGATCGGACCGAGCGGGAAGCCGGTGTCCAACCGGACCATCGAGTTGGACCTGAAGTTCCTGCTCGCGGTGCTCAACTGGGCGACCAAGTCCAGAGACGAGGAGGGGAGGCTCCTTCTCGACTCGAACCCGCTGAGGGGTCTGAGGACGCCCAAGGAGAAGAACCCCGCCAGGGTCGTTCTCTCCGAGGAGGAGTACCGGGCGATGCTCGGGGTGTCCCGGCAGGTGGACTGGCGGTTCCACGTCGCGTTCGTGCTCGCCCACGAGACCGGTCACCGGATCGGGGCCATCCGCAACCTGAGGTGGTCTGACATCGACTTCGAGGGCCGGGAGGTGCGGTGGCGGGCGGAACACGAGAAGACGGGCTACGAGCACGTCACGCCGATGACGGACGAGGCGGTGGCGGTGTTGGAGGAGGCGCGGGAGGCGAACCCCGGTAGCGGGGAGAAGCTGATCCTGCCCGCCTCGAAGGATCCCTCGGCGAGCATCGGCAGGGGACGGACCGGCGTTTGGTGGCGCAAGGCCGAGCGGCTTGCGGGACTGGAGCCGAAGGCGCGGCGGGGCTGGCACTCGCTGAGGCGCAAGTTTGCCAGCGACCTGATGGACCTGCCGCTCAAGGTGCTGTGCGAACTGGGCGGCTGGAAGGAGGCTCAGACGGTGTTGCGCTGCTATCAGCAGGCCGACGCTGTACAGCTCAGGAAGGCGCTGGACAGCCGCCCGAGGGTCCGCGCCTGA
- the mobC gene encoding plasmid mobilization relaxosome protein MobC produces the protein MARPRKPEAERRSRTIGVRVTTAEAAEIAERAGAARMTTGGYMRRRALGQPVREAVVLRLGAAERVELHRIGVNLNQIARALNSGASAPSGTLEAVERVGELAAGLLSGEALDR, from the coding sequence ATGGCCCGTCCCCGGAAGCCCGAGGCCGAACGCAGGAGCCGCACGATCGGCGTGCGCGTCACCACCGCCGAGGCCGCGGAGATCGCCGAGCGGGCCGGAGCGGCCCGCATGACGACGGGCGGCTACATGCGCCGCAGGGCGCTGGGGCAGCCGGTCCGCGAGGCTGTCGTTCTCCGTCTCGGCGCGGCCGAGCGGGTCGAACTCCACCGGATCGGCGTCAATCTAAACCAGATTGCCCGCGCCTTGAACTCCGGGGCCTCCGCTCCTTCCGGGACGCTGGAGGCAGTCGAGCGGGTGGGCGAGCTTGCGGCCGGTCTCCTGAGCGGGGAGGCGCTGGACCGATGA
- a CDS encoding relaxase/mobilization nuclease domain-containing protein, whose product MIPKINGLGRSFAGVAAYCLHDAPEPDDRRPRTSERVGWADTRNLATFRPERAARLMAATARAAPDLKRLAGVARTGRKLAKPVLHYSLSWAEDETPDKGEMSQAVDESLEVLGLEGHEALIVAHEDTTHPHVHVIANRVDPETGKAATLDDSKLRLSRWAEGYEREQGRIRCERRVENNERRRAGREVVRDPSERPRHWARVRREGMQPGRARRARKPRREDQVDLEAWRHGEAEAWETVADGREYSFQHLEARARKEWAELHKRQEEMRQRLDRESRTMLGRLRIWRLDRSLRELAGAIRGRKDLVEGWREDLDGYHRDERAELGKAHGERAREIERGWGKFYRNRLVEAERRAWSVRATMREREREQTRERERGRTITRIVVPPPPRPRGPERGGGGFER is encoded by the coding sequence ATGATCCCGAAGATCAACGGACTGGGCCGCTCGTTCGCCGGGGTCGCGGCGTACTGCCTCCACGATGCACCGGAGCCGGACGACCGCCGTCCGAGGACATCGGAGCGGGTCGGGTGGGCCGACACCCGGAACCTCGCGACGTTCCGGCCGGAGCGGGCCGCGCGGCTGATGGCCGCGACCGCGAGGGCGGCCCCCGACCTCAAGCGGCTGGCGGGCGTTGCGCGGACGGGGCGCAAGCTGGCGAAGCCGGTCCTGCACTACTCGCTCAGCTGGGCTGAGGACGAGACGCCCGACAAGGGGGAGATGAGCCAGGCGGTGGACGAGAGCTTGGAGGTGCTGGGGCTGGAGGGCCACGAGGCGCTGATCGTCGCGCACGAGGACACCACACACCCGCATGTCCACGTGATCGCCAACCGGGTCGATCCGGAGACCGGAAAGGCGGCGACGCTGGATGACAGCAAGCTCCGGCTGTCGCGCTGGGCCGAGGGCTACGAGCGGGAGCAGGGCCGGATCCGGTGCGAGAGGCGGGTCGAGAACAACGAGCGGAGGCGGGCGGGCCGGGAGGTGGTTCGCGACCCGTCGGAACGACCGCGCCATTGGGCGCGCGTCCGGCGCGAGGGGATGCAGCCCGGGCGGGCGCGGCGAGCCAGGAAGCCGCGCCGCGAGGATCAGGTCGACTTGGAGGCATGGCGGCATGGCGAGGCGGAGGCTTGGGAGACGGTCGCGGACGGGCGCGAGTACAGCTTCCAGCACCTTGAGGCCCGGGCGCGGAAGGAATGGGCCGAACTGCACAAGCGGCAGGAGGAGATGCGGCAGCGGCTCGACCGAGAGAGCCGCACCATGCTCGGTCGGCTCCGGATCTGGCGGCTCGATCGTTCGCTCAGGGAACTGGCCGGGGCGATCCGGGGCCGGAAAGATCTGGTCGAGGGCTGGCGCGAGGATCTCGACGGGTATCACAGGGACGAGCGGGCCGAGTTGGGCAAGGCACACGGCGAGCGCGCCCGTGAGATCGAGCGCGGTTGGGGCAAGTTCTACCGAAACAGGCTGGTGGAGGCGGAGCGGCGCGCATGGTCGGTGCGCGCGACCATGAGGGAGAGGGAGCGCGAACAGACACGGGAGAGGGAGCGCGGTCGGACCATCACCCGCATTGTTGTACCGCCACCGCCCCGGCCCCGAGGCCCCGAGCGTGGCGGCGGTGGGTTCGAGCGATGA
- a CDS encoding DUF429 domain-containing protein, with protein sequence MNRAIAVDWSGAKSGASSKIWLAEVRDGRLARLESGRDRGELIRHLIDDAAVDSDVVVGLDFGFSFPRWFAEQLGAGSIEMLWEFVAARGEEWLSNCPHPFWGRPGKGKPKLRQHFRRTERHVSGVMGSNPKSVFQIGGGGAVGTGSIRGMPHLAKLRAAGFSIWPFHEAQMPLVIEIYPRLLTGPVNKSDFDAREAYLNQGFPEMEGSLACKAMSSEDAFDAAVSAVAMSRHLGKSWALQAARDATELMEGRIWWAQEIRGSAAGPPRTMNRPADCP encoded by the coding sequence ATGAACCGCGCCATCGCCGTCGACTGGTCCGGCGCGAAGTCTGGGGCGTCATCGAAGATCTGGCTCGCCGAGGTGCGGGACGGACGCCTGGCGCGCCTGGAGTCCGGGCGCGACCGCGGCGAACTGATCCGCCATCTGATCGACGATGCGGCGGTGGACTCCGATGTCGTGGTTGGCCTGGATTTCGGGTTCTCCTTCCCCCGCTGGTTCGCGGAACAATTGGGCGCGGGGTCGATCGAGATGCTCTGGGAGTTCGTCGCCGCCCGGGGAGAAGAATGGCTAAGCAACTGCCCGCACCCGTTTTGGGGAAGGCCGGGCAAGGGCAAGCCAAAGTTGCGTCAACATTTTCGGCGCACGGAACGGCACGTGTCCGGAGTGATGGGCTCGAATCCCAAAAGCGTGTTCCAGATCGGCGGCGGCGGTGCGGTGGGTACCGGTTCGATCCGAGGAATGCCCCACCTGGCGAAGCTCCGTGCGGCGGGCTTCTCGATCTGGCCGTTTCATGAAGCGCAGATGCCACTGGTGATCGAGATATATCCGCGACTGCTCACGGGTCCGGTGAACAAGTCCGACTTTGATGCGCGGGAGGCGTACCTGAATCAGGGATTTCCGGAAATGGAGGGGTCGCTCGCGTGCAAGGCCATGTCCTCCGAGGACGCCTTCGACGCTGCGGTCTCCGCCGTAGCCATGAGCCGACACCTGGGCAAGTCTTGGGCTCTCCAAGCTGCCCGGGACGCCACCGAACTCATGGAGGGAAGAATCTGGTGGGCTCAGGAGATCCGCGGGAGTGCCGCAGGTCCACCGCGCACCATGAATCGGCCGGCCGATTGCCCGTGA
- a CDS encoding Kdo hydroxylase family protein, with protein sequence MSLGRDLVTEAGPVRGPRPDLADALERGEIIFFPACPVELPPDEDLERLRAELPRQLRAKNVSYHPESRRLRGVTARGGLRDAVLDTLTAHGARVRAFLRECMPALTEGWTVGTTSFRPIQERGRGLSAHASNELIHFDAGAYGATDGDRILRFFVNVNPEEDRMWCTKGTFPDVFFRYGTEAGVADSRSLGRGPVDRLRGRLLRAVAKAGLGEAVLADSSPYDRLMRRFHNYMKDTPSFQERDESWREIRFPPFSAWMVLTDMVSHASLSGQHALVDTFILRLAACRHPELAPINILRGGSPPDARGPKLPRAGGR encoded by the coding sequence CTGAGCCTGGGGCGGGATCTGGTCACCGAGGCGGGGCCCGTTCGAGGGCCCCGACCCGATCTCGCCGACGCGCTGGAGCGGGGGGAAATCATCTTCTTCCCCGCGTGTCCGGTGGAACTCCCGCCGGACGAGGATCTCGAGCGGTTGCGCGCGGAACTCCCGCGCCAGTTGCGCGCGAAGAACGTCAGCTACCACCCCGAGAGCAGGCGTCTTCGCGGAGTCACGGCACGCGGGGGGTTGCGGGACGCCGTTCTCGACACGCTCACCGCGCACGGCGCCAGGGTTCGCGCCTTCCTGCGGGAGTGCATGCCCGCGCTCACCGAGGGATGGACGGTGGGGACGACGAGCTTCCGCCCGATCCAGGAGCGTGGCCGCGGCCTCTCCGCGCACGCGAGCAACGAACTGATCCACTTCGATGCCGGCGCCTACGGGGCGACCGACGGAGATCGGATCCTCCGTTTCTTCGTCAACGTGAACCCCGAAGAGGACCGCATGTGGTGCACGAAGGGGACGTTCCCCGACGTGTTTTTCCGCTACGGGACCGAGGCGGGCGTGGCGGATTCCCGCTCGCTCGGAAGGGGCCCCGTGGACCGTCTCCGCGGGCGCCTGCTGCGGGCGGTCGCGAAGGCGGGGCTCGGTGAGGCGGTGCTCGCGGACTCGAGCCCGTACGACCGTCTCATGCGGCGCTTCCACAACTACATGAAGGACACGCCGTCCTTCCAGGAGCGGGACGAGTCATGGCGGGAGATCCGCTTCCCGCCCTTCTCCGCCTGGATGGTCCTCACCGACATGGTGAGCCACGCCAGCCTGTCAGGTCAGCACGCCCTCGTCGACACCTTCATCCTCCGCCTCGCCGCCTGCCGCCACCCGGAACTCGCCCCCATCAACATCCTGCGCGGTGGATCCCCTCCGGACGCCCGGGGCCCCAAGCTGCCGCGCGCCGGAGGCCGATGA
- a CDS encoding RidA family protein, with protein sequence MKRFILVSLLATGGFAAMASDLSAQREYINPRHASEEGVLPFSGAVWVGDLLFVSGSLGLVDGRPPNDAEEEARLVMEAIKNTVEEAGITMDDLVSVQVFCSDVDLYDVFNKVYRTYFTENFPARAFLGSGPLLFGARFEVMAIGSRN encoded by the coding sequence ATGAAGCGCTTCATCCTGGTCTCACTTCTTGCCACCGGAGGTTTCGCGGCCATGGCTTCCGATCTTTCAGCCCAGCGCGAGTACATCAATCCGCGGCACGCGAGCGAGGAAGGCGTCCTTCCGTTCAGCGGCGCCGTCTGGGTGGGCGACCTGCTCTTCGTTTCCGGATCGCTCGGCCTCGTCGATGGGCGTCCGCCGAACGACGCGGAGGAGGAGGCCCGGCTCGTCATGGAGGCGATCAAGAACACGGTGGAAGAGGCCGGGATCACGATGGACGACCTCGTCTCCGTGCAGGTGTTCTGCTCGGACGTCGATCTCTACGATGTCTTCAACAAGGTCTACCGGACGTATTTCACGGAGAACTTCCCGGCGCGCGCCTTCCTCGGCTCCGGGCCCCTCCTGTTCGGGGCGCGCTTCGAGGTGATGGCGATCGGCTCCCGCAACTGA